The region GTGTCGGTCCTGGGCATCTCCCGTATCCGCCGTTACGAGTCGATCCCGGAGCACCCGGGCGGTTCCCGACGGATCTGGCGGCAGCTCCAGGAGGGCCTCCGCTTCGTCGTCCGCGACACCTCGCTACGTGCCGTATGCCTCGCCTCGGCCGCATTCCAATTCTTCTTCGCGGCCACGATGACCAGCTACCTGCTCTTCCTGCCACGGGAACTGCACCTGTCCGGCACCGCCATCGGACTGGCGCTCGCCGCGACCGGGCCGGGCGCGGTCGTGGGCTCCCTACTCGCCGCCCGCCTCCCGACCCGCCTCGGTTACGGACCGGTGCTCGTCGCAGCGGCAGTCATCGGTGACGGCGTGATGCTGTGCGTGCCCGCACTGCACGGCACCTCCGTGTCCACCGTTTCCGCACTGATCGCGATCAACCTCGTGTTCGGAGCCTTCGGCCAACTGGTCAACGTCGCCATCATCGCCGTCCGGCAGGCCGCCACCCCGGACCCGATGCAGGGCCGCGTCACCGCGACGATCACCTTCGCCGGCATGGGCCTGACGCCCTTCGGCTCACTGCTCGGCGGCCTCCTCGCCGAACACTGGGGAATACGCACGGCTCTACTGGTCACGGCCGCCGGCATGCTGTTGTCACCCGTGGTGATGGCGATGTCCCCGCTCGCCCGCCTGGGACCGACGCTTCCATCACCGGATGCGGCTCATGATCAGACGCACTGATCTGCCGCCGACCGCGCACGCAGGCAAACGCCGAGCGGTCGCACCCTGTCAGCGTTCATGACGCCCGGCATCCGAATCTGCCGATGAGCGCGCACGTGATCAAAGCGACCCGCGCCCTCCAGCTTTCACCAGCGCCTGGCCGCACTCGTCCGCGATGTGCGCTCAGTCGATGCGCCGCGGCGGCAGTATGGGCGGCGAGATGTACGACTCGCACGACGCCGGCCCACGCCGATATAGCTTGCTCGGGCGGCCGTGGTCGCCCTGGCGGGTAAGAGACGTCGGCTCGGTAAGCCCTCGGTGCGGGTCGGTAAGCTTCTTGTTGAAGCTGCCGGCGTCGAGTTCGACATTCCACACCGCCTCGTACACCCGGCGTAGGTCGGTGAGCGTGAACAGGTCCGGGCAGAAGCTCAGCGCGAGCGGGGTGTACTCGACGAGGCTGCGGACCTCGGCTACGGCGTCATCCAGCATCACGGCGTGGTCGAAGGCCAGCCGTGTGCGCAGTGTCGGCTCGATCTCGACCCAGTCTGCGCTGGCAGCGTCGCTTCCGCCTGCAGGCTCGGGCTGGGCTGGGCTGGGCTGCGGAAACTGCCAGGAAGGCGGTGGTATGAACGACGCCGCGCGGGTCACGCTCCGGGTCCGAATACGTGCGGAGCTGCCGCAGCGGCAGGTCGGCATCTTCGATGCCGGTCTCCTCGGCGAACTCCCGGCGAGCAGTTTCGGCGAGACTCTCGCCTGGACGGACAAAACCGCCGGGCAACGCGAGCATGCCACGGTACGGCTGGGTACCGCGACGGACGAGAAGCACGTGCAGCCGCACGTCTCGCACGCTGAGTACGACCCGGTCAGCCGTCGCGTACGGACGGACCCGCGGCCGGGGCAGTCGTTCCCGCGCGAGCAGGTCGATGAGGCCGCGCGGCTGGAGCACGGCGCTGTCTGGCACCGGTATCGGCAGATCCTTTGGCCGTTCGGAGTAGAAGACCGGCAGGCCGCGCTCCAAGACCCGGCCAAGTTCCAGGTTCGTCGTTGGGCCGACGTAACCGTTCGGCGCGACTACGTAGATCACGTCCGACGAGAGGATCTTATCGAACGTAGCCGCCTGGATATGGTGGTCCGATGAGGTCGGAGGGTCGGATTTGAACCTCACGAACTCCGCGCCTTCGTTTGCTATCTCGCAAATCGTCGGCGACCGCACCTCCAGTCCGGCGTTAACAAAGGCCTCGGCCGCTCGCCGCACTTCTCGGTAATACTGCCGGAAACTACCGATCAACGAGATTGCCTGTGCCGTCACAGCGAGTCCTGACCCTTCTGTTCGGATCCAATTCCCTTCTTGTCCGATCCGAGCCGGCCCGCAAGATCGGCTGCTGCCAGCGCCGTGGCCGTCACCACGGCCGTGATGACTGCGGCGTCGTACCCCTTGAAGATCATGACGAAAGCCAGGCCGAAGACGGCCAGAATCGACAGGGCTCGCAACGGATGACGGTTCATGCCGACGATGTTCACACGCTGGGGCCTCCGTCGCTAACGGCGTAATGGTCGCGCCGGCCAAAACCCACGACGCCGGTGCCCACGTCGGTACGTCACTTGCCGGCCACCACGGTTCGTCAGTCCTCCGTCGGACGGCGACGAACACCGTCCCCCCTGAACGCTGGTCGCGGCGCTCGGTGACGGATCGCTCACAGCCGGGCGGATACCTGGTGACGGCCTTCAAACACGGCGACGGCACCCTGCGTCGCAACGGGTTCAGCACCGATCTTGGTGTCGACTTCGATCGGTACTGGCTCTCGGCCATAGAGATGGGGGAACGCATCGCCGCCGCCGGTTTCGCCCTGGTCATCGAAGGCAGCACCCGCCTGAAGAATCGGGGCCTCCATACGGGTACATGCTGGTCCGCAAGACCGCCTTCGGGAGCGCGTAGCTGTAGCCCTGCCCCGGCATGGTGGTGCCCAGGGCGACCTGGCGGAATCACCTGGGGTGACAGACCGTCGGATCCGGTGAGCGGGTCGGCTCTGCATGACCATGGCGTGCCGCCTCAGCTGCCATCAGCAGCACAGGATCACATTTCCGCTCATGCCGCGATCCGCTCGTGACCGCTGACGAAAGCCGTGCAGCTCGGGGCTGCGCACTTCACGCGGGCCTGCTGTCATGGCCACGGGACTGGTGCGGGTCCGGCGTTCGGTGACGGTCCGTACGGCGTGTGGCCGGCCCGGAAGTATCTGAGGTGGTTGACCGTTGAGATCAGCACACGCTCGAACAGGCTCGGTTCTTCGGGCAGACGTCCGCTGTGACGGTCTGTGTGCTGCTCCACCTTCAAGTAGGTGAAGCTCGCCCGAGTCCCTGAACGATCGACTTCGACCTGAGCCTCATAGACCTGATAGCCAGTCCATGATCGCCAGAGCCGGAGCACGTCGGAGTCATTGAGATGGGCCACCCACCGGATCTCCATATCGAAGAACCCCAGCCCGTCGCGGAGCAGCCCGATCGTATCCGCGTCCAGGGCAAGGCGGGGAACCTGACCGACCACATGCATTGTCAGCCCGGCGTGAACCTTGGCCGCGCTAAGCGCCGTGAACAGCGGACGGAGATCTTCAGCAGGCATACGAACATTTTCCTCGCCATCCGGACCGGATCGGGTATCCGCTTCTGCCGCGACCCGGGCATGGTGATGCACGACGGCATCGGGCGTCGTCGGGACCACGGACAGTCAAGATCAACGCTAGAGCGCCGCTCTCGCCCGTTCCAGCAGCTCTGCGGTGGCCGCCCACAAACGCCGCTCCCGGTCGCGGTCGTGGGCGACGAACTGCACCTCGGTCGGCTTCGTCTTCACCACGAACGCGCCGTCGCGCAAGTGCGCCCACTTCTCGTCTACGGCTATCGCTGCCAGCAGCGGCCCTGAGCGTTGTGGGGTCGACACACCCGGAAGGTGGCCGAGGGCGCGGCCGATTGCCTGGAATGCCGCGGGAGCGCCACGGCCCAGCGCGGTACCCGGCATCCAGCCGGGCTCGAACACCGACACGTTGACCTTGGCGCCAGCGTGACGTTGCAGCTCGTGGGCGAAGTACAGGATTGCCAGCTTCGCGTTGGAGTAGGCGATCCCGGACTCGGTCATGCCCGGGTTCGTGTCGCCGTCGGCGGGATGGGCGAGTTCGACCGGGTCGGCCCACCTGGCCTCCGGCACGCGCAGCAGCCGGCGCCACACGTTGGCGCTGTAGGTATTCGAGCCGACGAGCACGACCCGGGCCGGGGCGGTGAACGAGCCGAGCAGGTCGCCGATGAGCTGCGCGTGCGCCAGGTAGTTGACGGCGAAGGTCATTTCGTAGCCGTCGGCGGAGGCCCGGCGGGTATCGACCGACATGGCGCCGGCGTTGGCGACCAGCGCGCGCAGCGGGCGTACGGTGCCGGCGGCGAGCAGGTCGCGCACGGTGGCCGCGGCGGCGCGTACCGCGGCCAGTCGCGACAGGTCGCAGTCGATCTCGCGGACGCGAGCGCCGCGCGCGCGGGCCTCGCGGGCGACCGCGGTCAGGTCCGGCCCGGCGCGGCCGACCAGCAGCAGGTCGGCGCCCCGCTCGGCCAGGGCCAGCGTCGCGTGGCGGCCCAGGTTACGCGTCGGGCCGGTGATCAGAACGGTTCCGGGTCCGGTGGAAGTCATGGTGTCAGTCTGCGAGCGCGGCGCGGCGTCAGGCAGTCGTTCGGTTTTCGTAGGACTGCCAGGACCAGGACAACCCCGGCGGGCTCGCGAATACTGGACGGCGTGGAAGCGTGGGAGTTCGGCCGTACGGTGCGCCGCTGGCGGGACCGGGTAGCGCCCGAGAACGTCGGCGTGCCGGTCGGGCGCCGCCGCCGGGCCAGCGGGCTGCGCCGCGAGGAGTTGGCCGCGCTCGCCGGCATCTCGACCGACTACCTGACCCGGCTCGAACAGGGCCGCGCGACCACGCCCTCGGCGCAGGTGGTGGAGGCCCTGGCCCGGGCGCTGCGCCTGGCCGAGACCGAACGTGACCTGCTGTACCGATGGTCGACCACCCGGCGGTCGGGCGCATCACCCTGGACTGCGACACGCTCGTCGTCGCCCTGGACGATCTGCGCATCACCGTCTATACCGCCGAGCCGGGCACCGAGGACGCCGAACGCCTCGCCCTCGCCGTCGTCCTGGGCACCCAGATGCTCGTTGACTAGCCTCGACCCGCGTTCTGGCCGATGCAGGTGACCAGCGGGAATCGGCGATGGTACGACCGAGCGTCGGTACTCTCGGCTACCTGTCGACAAGCTGGGAGTTCAGCGGCTTGGATGGCCGATCCGTCGCCGGCTAGGAGGTTCGACCGGCCTTGGGCAGCCCCGTGCGTATCCAGATACTCGGCCCGTTGCGGCTCTGGCGCGGCGTCACGGAGCTGGACGCCGGTCCACCGCGGCAGGCATATCTGTTCGCCCTGCTGTTGGCCCGGGCGGGCCAGCCGGTCAGCACCAGTAGGCTGATCGATCTGATCTGGGGTGAGGATTCTCCGGCCAGCGCTCTCGCGGACCCGGCCCGCACCACGGAGGCGCTGGTACGCGCGGCCCGCCGCGCGGCGAACATGGCCGCGTTCGAGGCTGCGAACCGGCAACCGGAGTCAGCCGTACAACTGGCACGCTCCGCGGGGTTGGCGGCGCTGGAACAGTCTGCCCTCTCGCTGCTCGCCATCGTCGTCAGGCGGCAGGCGCAGTACCAGGGCTCGGCGTTCGATGTGCTGGAGCGCGCCGAGCACCTGGCTCGCCACCTCGGCCGAGATGCGCAGGCGGCCGACTTTCTCTACATCCGTTGGATCGCGGCCGCCCATGCCGCCAAAACGGATCGCGACCAGTTGGTTCACCGGCCACCCAAGCGTCCACGCTGCTCCCTCAGGCTGTACGCCGTTCCCAGCGCAGACCGCGCCCAGGCCCGGACGGCACTCACTACCGAAAGCGGCCTTCACCGCGCCTGCGCCTGGCTGGCGCTCGCCGAGCACGCGAACCCGACCTGGCTCGACAAGGTGCACAGCTGGACGGCGTACCTGCGCAACGGCGCGGTGTACGTGGAGGAGGCAGAACGCTGACGCGCGGTCGTCAAGGTCGGAAGTCCGGATCTGCCGTCGACCGCGCGTCATCATGCGAGGCGCAGGAGCGCTTCCGGTGCACGGTTGTGCCGAGACGCGTGCAATCGGCTACCTGGTGTTGGACCAGGCGCGGCTGGACAGCACCAGTCGGTATCCGTCAGGGTCCTCCACCGTGACACCCCATCGGTCCCAATACGCGCCCTGGGCGATCCGCCGGCCGCCGGCCTTCTCAAGCCTGGCGATCAAAGACTCATCGACCGGCGCGGACAGATACAGCACCAGCAGGTCTTCGGCTGTCGGTGACGGTGGGACCTCCAGTTCGGGGCCACCGACAAGTTCGAGATGCCATGACGCTTGTGGCCAGCCGAGCATGACCAGATCATGCTCGCCGGGAGACTCGGCAAGTGCACGATAAAGCACATGCAACCCGAGCCCCTCAACATAGAACCGTTCAGCCGCCGCCAGATCACCGGTAGGCCGAGCAAGGCGAATCGCCGACGTAGGGTCGATCATTCGAGTAGCTCCGTTCTCTCAGTCGACGACCACCATGCAAGCTCAACCAAACTTTAGGTCAAGACGGGCGTACGCTCTGCCGCGACCCGAGCGCCACCCGGCGTCATGCATGTGACCAGGCTGCCGTCCGGACCTGCCGAGGTGGGTGTCGTGGTGGTCGATCGAGGCAGAGCGGAGCACACGCTATCCCTGCGGCCCCTGCCAGCCCCGCACTGCCACGAAGGGAGCACCACGTCTGAGCGTCCCGTCGAGGGTGACGATGGCGCCGCCGAGCACCGCGCCGAGGGCCGCACCCAGGTTGAACGCGCCAACGTTGGCCGACACCGCCAGCATCGGCGCCGCACCGGCGTGCCTGAGGATCAGGCCCTGAAGCGGGGCGATCGTCGCGGTCGCCAACAGTCCCAGCGCCAGCACCGCCAGCACCGCCGACGGCTTCCACACGACGATGAACGGGAACAGCGCCAGCACCCCGGTCAGCCCGCCGAACACTCCGCGTACGGTCCCGCTCAACGACCGGTCGGTCAGCCGGCCAGCGGCGAGGTTTCCGGCGAAGCTGCCCGCGCCGTAGGCCAGCAGCAGGACGGACACGACCGGCGCGGCGAACCCGCTGACCTGCGTCAGCAGCGGCGCAAGATAGGTGAAAACCGTTGACACACCAGCGAAACCCACCGCGGTCGTGGCGATCGACACGAGCACCGGTCGCCGTGTCACCACCCGCAGCTCCTCCCCGATACCGGCCCGCTGCGCGGCCTGCTTCGGCAGCACCGCCGCCAGCAACCCGGTGCCCGCCAGCGCCAGTACCGTCAACACCACGAACGGCAACCGCCACCCGGCGCGCTCACCCAGCAGCGCACCCAACGGCCACCCCGAGCAGGGTGGCGACGGTGAACCCGGAGACCACCGTCGCGATCGCCCGGCCGACCCGCTCGGCCGGCACCGCCCGCATCGCCGTCATCAGCGCCAACGCCAGGAACGCGGCATGGCTCAGCGACGACACCACCCGCCCGGCCAGCAGTACCGGAAACGACGGCGACCACGCACTCAACGCACTGCCCGCCGCGAACAGCAGCATCAGCCCCGGGGCCAGACCCTTGCGTGGCAGCCGCGCCGTCGCGATCGTCACCAACGGCCCGCCGATCACGACCCCGAGGGCGTACGCCGTCACGGCCTGCCCGGCCGTGCCCACCGACACGCCGAGGTCCTCGCCGACCTACGGCAACAACCCGGCAATCAGGTACTCGGAGGTGCCGACGACAAAAACACTGGCGCACAGCGCCGCCAGAATGGCGTAACTCTTCCGCATGAACCGGACGCTGGACTCTGACACGAATGTCAGAGTCCAGCCCGAGTGAACGAGGTCACGTGCGGATCGGGGAACTGTCGCGCCGCACCGACGTCCACGAACGCCTGTTGCGCTACTACGAACAACAGGAACTGCTCCGGCCCACCCGCTGTCCCAGCGGCTACCGCGAATACT is a window of Micromonospora sp. NBC_01699 DNA encoding:
- a CDS encoding AfsR/SARP family transcriptional regulator; translation: MRIQILGPLRLWRGVTELDAGPPRQAYLFALLLARAGQPVSTSRLIDLIWGEDSPASALADPARTTEALVRAARRAANMAAFEAANRQPESAVQLARSAGLAALEQSALSLLAIVVRRQAQYQGSAFDVLERAEHLARHLGRDAQAADFLYIRWIAAAHAAKTDRDQLVHRPPKRPRCSLRLYAVPSADRAQARTALTTESGLHRACAWLALAEHANPTWLDKVHSWTAYLRNGAVYVEEAER
- a CDS encoding VOC family protein, translating into MIDPTSAIRLARPTGDLAAAERFYVEGLGLHVLYRALAESPGEHDLVMLGWPQASWHLELVGGPELEVPPSPTAEDLLVLYLSAPVDESLIARLEKAGGRRIAQGAYWDRWGVTVEDPDGYRLVLSSRAWSNTR
- a CDS encoding MFS transporter produces the protein MSSGYSAVSDSTRSVTPSLWRNSDFRSLWLGQTASQLGEHASLVILPLIAVLTLDVGADQLGVLRAVGQAPQLLLALFVGVWVDRWRTRTVMVLADLGRALALGGAAVAALVSGLGLPALVAIAFAVGALSVFFDVSYQASVVRLVGRDQLLRGNSAIEASRSVAQIGGPALGGTMMSLLSAPIAAASSALFFVVSVLGISRIRRYESIPEHPGGSRRIWRQLQEGLRFVVRDTSLRAVCLASAAFQFFFAATMTSYLLFLPRELHLSGTAIGLALAATGPGAVVGSLLAARLPTRLGYGPVLVAAAVIGDGVMLCVPALHGTSVSTVSALIAINLVFGAFGQLVNVAIIAVRQAATPDPMQGRVTATITFAGMGLTPFGSLLGGLLAEHWGIRTALLVTAAGMLLSPVVMAMSPLARLGPTLPSPDAAHDQTH
- a CDS encoding NrtR DNA-binding winged helix domain-containing protein; the protein is MTRAASFIPPPSWQFPQPSPAQPEPAGGSDAASADWVEIEPTLRTRLAFDHAVMLDDAVAEVRSLVEYTPLALSFCPDLFTLTDLRRVYEAVWNVELDAGSFNKKLTDPHRGLTEPTSLTRQGDHGRPSKLYRRGPASCESYISPPILPPRRID
- a CDS encoding SDR family NAD(P)-dependent oxidoreductase; this encodes MTSTGPGTVLITGPTRNLGRHATLALAERGADLLLVGRAGPDLTAVAREARARGARVREIDCDLSRLAAVRAAAATVRDLLAAGTVRPLRALVANAGAMSVDTRRASADGYEMTFAVNYLAHAQLIGDLLGSFTAPARVVLVGSNTYSANVWRRLLRVPEARWADPVELAHPADGDTNPGMTESGIAYSNAKLAILYFAHELQRHAGAKVNVSVFEPGWMPGTALGRGAPAAFQAIGRALGHLPGVSTPQRSGPLLAAIAVDEKWAHLRDGAFVVKTKPTEVQFVAHDRDRERRLWAATAELLERARAAL
- a CDS encoding MFS transporter produces the protein MSVGTAGQAVTAYALGVVIGGPLVTIATARLPRKGLAPGLMLLFAAGSALSAWSPSFPVLLAGRVVSSLSHAAFLALALMTAMRAVPAERVGRAIATVVSGFTVATLLGVAVGCAAG
- a CDS encoding MerR family DNA-binding transcriptional regulator, which codes for MSESSPSERGHVRIGELSRRTDVHERLLRYYEQQELLRPTRCPSGYREYSDSHRRRTRRRRRPRPHQPRRPISPRRTAGR
- a CDS encoding MmyB family transcriptional regulator yields the protein MVDHPAVGRITLDCDTLVVALDDLRITVYTAEPGTEDAERLALAVVLGTQMLVD
- a CDS encoding MFS transporter, which codes for MGALLGERAGWRLPFVVLTVLALAGTGLLAAVLPKQAAQRAGIGEELRVVTRRPVLVSIATTAVGFAGVSTVFTYLAPLLTQVSGFAAPVVSVLLLAYGAGSFAGNLAAGRLTDRSLSGTVRGVFGGLTGVLALFPFIVVWKPSAVLAVLALGLLATATIAPLQGLILRHAGAAPMLAVSANVGAFNLGAALGAVLGGAIVTLDGTLRRGAPFVAVRGWQGPQG